From one Streptomyces sp. NBC_01478 genomic stretch:
- a CDS encoding aminopeptidase P family protein — MSEVHAARRARLRDRAQAGGSQSTLVTNPANVHYLAGPAPQGTVLLLGRREDMLVCTGPLDERPAGGEGRPDETLRVHALSTPGGDPAVAAADLAAATGAESMAVEEHHLTVTRHRALRSVAPTLRLTDIGGAVEQLRVVKDEAEISCLRIGAEIADQALGELLESILVGRTERHLALELERRLVDHGADGPAFATSVATGPHSGKRGHRPTDRRVEEGDFLSVCLGAAYRGYRCEIGRTFVIGTSPADWQIELYDLVFAAQRAARESLTPGAAYRDVDRAARQVLDSAGYSEGLPALTGHGVGLEIDEEPQLAPAAMGKLDACVPVTVEPGVHLPGRGGVRIDDTLVVRPEADGGPELLTITTKELLAL; from the coding sequence ATGTCAGAGGTCCACGCAGCCCGCCGAGCAAGGCTCAGAGACCGAGCCCAGGCCGGCGGCAGCCAATCCACGCTGGTCACCAACCCAGCCAACGTGCACTACTTGGCCGGTCCGGCCCCGCAGGGCACCGTCCTGCTGCTGGGCAGGCGCGAAGACATGCTGGTCTGCACCGGCCCCCTCGACGAGCGCCCCGCCGGAGGCGAGGGCCGCCCCGACGAGACCCTCCGCGTCCACGCACTCTCCACGCCGGGCGGCGACCCCGCCGTAGCCGCCGCAGACCTGGCGGCCGCGACCGGCGCCGAATCCATGGCCGTAGAAGAACACCACCTCACCGTCACCCGCCACCGAGCCCTCCGCTCGGTCGCGCCGACCCTCCGCCTCACCGACATCGGCGGCGCGGTCGAGCAGCTCCGGGTCGTCAAGGACGAGGCGGAGATCTCCTGTCTGAGAATCGGCGCCGAGATCGCCGACCAGGCCCTCGGAGAGCTCCTGGAGTCGATCCTCGTCGGCCGCACCGAACGCCATCTCGCCCTCGAACTGGAGCGACGGCTCGTCGACCACGGCGCGGACGGCCCGGCCTTCGCCACCTCCGTCGCCACCGGACCGCACTCGGGCAAACGCGGCCACCGGCCGACCGATCGCCGGGTCGAGGAAGGAGATTTCCTTTCTGTCTGCCTCGGCGCCGCCTATCGCGGATACCGCTGCGAGATCGGCCGTACGTTCGTCATCGGCACCTCTCCCGCCGACTGGCAGATCGAGCTGTACGACCTCGTCTTCGCCGCCCAGCGCGCCGCACGGGAGTCTCTGACCCCCGGTGCCGCCTACCGGGATGTGGACCGCGCGGCCCGCCAGGTGCTGGACTCCGCGGGGTATTCAGAAGGCCTCCCAGCCCTCACCGGGCACGGTGTCGGGCTCGAAATCGACGAGGAGCCGCAGTTGGCCCCCGCGGCCATGGGTAAACTGGACGCTTGCGTGCCGGTCACCGTCGAACCGGGGGTTCACCTCCCGGGCCGGGGCGGTGTCCGGATCGATGACACGCTCGTCGTGCGCCCTGAGGCGGACGGCGGACCCGAGCTACTCACCATCACGACCAAGGAGCTGCTCGCGCTCTAG
- a CDS encoding Pro-rich N-terminal domain-containing protein, which yields MQHAVGSPLPPPHQPGQGPTAGWSPAGQHSGGPHHPGPAPVPPPPPAPGFAPTPPPVPHTLPRHAPDTTGHVQLPPGGPVPMPSAPPAAAAPDPTSTTLAVLLIGPAGAGKTSVAKYWAEHRRVPTAHISLDDVREWVRSGFADPQSGWNDHSEAQYRLARRTCGFAARNFLANGISCILDDAVFPDRPVVGLGGWKRHVGPGLLPVVLLPGLEIVLERNAERSGNRRLTDEEVARIHGRMAGWYGSGLPIIDNSQMDVQQTAQVLNDVLARSIASPPSW from the coding sequence ATGCAGCACGCAGTGGGGTCTCCGCTGCCGCCGCCCCACCAGCCGGGGCAGGGACCGACCGCCGGTTGGTCCCCGGCCGGACAACACTCGGGCGGCCCGCACCATCCGGGCCCCGCGCCCGTGCCGCCCCCGCCACCGGCCCCGGGCTTCGCACCCACCCCGCCGCCGGTGCCGCACACGCTCCCGCGCCACGCACCGGACACCACCGGCCATGTCCAGCTCCCGCCGGGCGGCCCCGTGCCCATGCCCAGCGCCCCGCCGGCCGCGGCGGCGCCCGACCCGACCTCCACGACCCTCGCGGTGCTGCTCATCGGCCCCGCAGGCGCGGGCAAGACGAGCGTCGCGAAGTACTGGGCGGAACATCGCCGGGTCCCCACGGCCCACATCAGTCTCGACGACGTCCGCGAATGGGTCCGCTCCGGCTTCGCCGACCCCCAGTCCGGCTGGAACGACCACTCCGAGGCCCAGTACCGCCTGGCCCGCCGCACCTGCGGCTTCGCCGCCCGCAACTTCCTCGCCAACGGCATCTCCTGCATCCTCGACGACGCGGTCTTCCCCGACCGCCCGGTCGTGGGCCTCGGCGGCTGGAAACGCCACGTGGGCCCCGGCCTCCTCCCGGTCGTCCTCCTCCCGGGCCTGGAAATAGTCCTGGAACGCAACGCCGAACGCTCCGGCAACCGCCGCCTCACCGACGAAGAGGTCGCCCGCATCCACGGCCGTATGGCCGGCTGGTACGGCTCGGGCCTCCCGATCATCGACAACTCCCAGATGGACGTCCAGCAAACGGCCCAGGTACTCAACGACGTGCTCGCCCGCTCGATAGCAAGCCCCCCGAGCTGGTAA
- the aroB gene encoding 3-dehydroquinate synthase produces MSESVTRIQVGGTAGSDPYEVLVGRQLLGELGGLVGDRVKRVAVIHPEALAETGDALRADLAGQGFEAVAIQVPNAEEAKTAEVAAYCWKALGQSGFTRSDVIVGVGGGSTTDLAGFVAATWLRGVRWIAVPTTVLAMVDAAVGGKTGINTAEGKNLVGSFHPPAGVLCDLAALDSLPVNDYVSGLAEIIKAGFIADPVILELIESDPEAARTPAGPHTAELIERSIKVKAEVVSADLKESGLREILNYGHTLAHAIEKNERYKWRHGAAVAVGMHFAAELGRLAGRLDDATADRHRTVLESVGLPLSYRYDQWPKLLETMRVDKKSRGDLLRFIVLDGLAKPTVLEGPDPAVLLAAYGEVGE; encoded by the coding sequence ATGAGCGAGTCAGTGACGCGGATCCAGGTCGGCGGCACGGCGGGCAGCGACCCGTACGAGGTCCTGGTGGGCCGTCAACTCCTGGGCGAGCTGGGCGGGTTGGTCGGTGACCGGGTCAAGCGGGTCGCCGTCATCCACCCCGAGGCGCTCGCCGAGACGGGTGACGCGCTGCGCGCCGACCTGGCCGGGCAGGGCTTCGAGGCCGTCGCCATCCAGGTGCCGAACGCGGAGGAGGCCAAGACCGCCGAGGTCGCCGCCTACTGCTGGAAGGCCCTGGGCCAGTCCGGCTTCACGCGCTCCGACGTCATCGTGGGCGTCGGCGGCGGTTCCACCACCGACCTGGCCGGATTCGTCGCCGCGACCTGGCTGCGCGGGGTCCGCTGGATCGCCGTACCGACGACCGTGCTCGCCATGGTCGACGCGGCCGTCGGCGGCAAGACCGGCATCAACACCGCCGAGGGCAAGAACCTGGTCGGCTCCTTCCACCCGCCGGCCGGCGTGCTCTGCGACCTCGCCGCGCTGGACTCCCTCCCGGTCAACGACTACGTCTCCGGGCTCGCCGAGATCATCAAGGCCGGTTTTATCGCCGACCCGGTGATCCTCGAACTCATCGAGTCCGACCCGGAGGCCGCCCGCACCCCGGCCGGCCCGCACACCGCCGAGCTCATCGAACGCTCCATCAAGGTCAAGGCCGAGGTCGTCTCGGCCGACCTCAAGGAGTCGGGCCTGCGCGAGATCCTCAACTACGGCCACACCCTCGCCCACGCCATCGAGAAGAACGAGCGCTACAAGTGGCGCCACGGCGCGGCAGTGGCCGTAGGCATGCACTTCGCGGCCGAACTGGGCCGGCTCGCGGGCCGGTTGGACGACGCGACGGCGGACCGCCACCGCACGGTCCTCGAATCGGTCGGCCTCCCGCTCAGCTACCGCTACGACCAGTGGCCCAAGCTCCTGGAGACCATGCGGGTCGACAAGAAGTCCCGCGGCGACCTGCTCCGCTTCATCGTCCTCGACGGCCTCGCCAAGCCGACGGTCCTGGAGGGCCCCGACCCGGCCGTCCTGCTCGCCGCGTACGGCGAAGTGGGCGAGTAA
- a CDS encoding shikimate kinase, whose translation MTATPLVVLVGPMGVGKSTVGQQLAERLGVSYRDTDDDIVAAEGRTIAEIFVDEGEPVFRAIEKRAVHQALAGHDGVLALGGGSILDEDTRALLATHRVVYLSMDVDEAVKRTGLNAARPLLAINPRKQWRELMEARRHLYAEVAQAVVPTDSRTPEDVTQAVLDALELKEA comes from the coding sequence GTGACCGCGACCCCGCTCGTCGTCCTGGTCGGCCCCATGGGCGTGGGCAAGTCCACCGTCGGACAGCAGCTCGCCGAGCGGCTCGGCGTCAGCTACCGGGACACCGACGACGACATCGTGGCCGCCGAGGGCCGCACCATCGCCGAGATCTTCGTCGACGAGGGCGAGCCCGTCTTCCGCGCCATCGAGAAGCGCGCCGTGCACCAGGCACTCGCCGGACACGACGGCGTCCTCGCGCTCGGCGGCGGCTCGATCCTCGACGAGGACACGCGCGCGCTGCTCGCGACACACCGGGTCGTCTACCTCTCCATGGACGTGGACGAAGCCGTCAAGCGCACCGGCCTCAACGCGGCCCGCCCGCTGCTCGCCATCAACCCGCGCAAGCAGTGGCGCGAACTGATGGAAGCCAGGCGCCACTTGTACGCCGAGGTCGCGCAGGCCGTCGTACCGACCGACAGCCGCACCCCCGAGGACGTCACCCAAGCCGTCCTGGACGCACTGGAGTTGAAGGAAGCATGA
- the aroC gene encoding chorismate synthase, which produces MSRLRWLTAGESHGPALVATLEGLPAGVPITTDMVADHLARRRLGYGRGARMKFERDEVTFLGGVRHGLTLGSPVAIMVGNTEWPKWEQVMSADPIDPEILAGLARNAPLTRPRPGHADLAGMQKYGFDEARPILERASARETAARVALGAVARSYIKETAGIEIVSHVVELASAKAPQGVLPTPADVEKLDADPVRCLDADASKAMVAEIDQAHKDGDTLGGVVEILAYGVPVGLGSHVHWDRKLDARLAGALMGIQAIKGVEIGDGFELARVPGSQAHDEIVNTDEGIRRVSGRSGGTEGGLSTGELLRVRAAMKPIATVPRALQTVDVVTGEATQAHHQRSDVSAVPAAGIVAEAMVALVLADAVAEKFGGDSVPETRRNVRSYLENLAIR; this is translated from the coding sequence TTGAGCAGGTTGCGCTGGCTGACCGCGGGGGAGTCCCACGGTCCCGCACTCGTGGCGACGCTGGAGGGCCTTCCCGCCGGCGTGCCGATCACCACGGACATGGTGGCGGACCACCTGGCCCGGCGCCGGCTCGGCTATGGGCGCGGTGCGCGCATGAAGTTCGAGCGCGACGAGGTCACCTTCCTCGGCGGTGTCCGGCACGGCCTCACTCTCGGTTCGCCGGTCGCGATCATGGTGGGCAACACCGAGTGGCCCAAGTGGGAGCAGGTGATGTCGGCCGATCCGATCGATCCGGAGATCCTGGCCGGGCTCGCCCGCAACGCCCCGCTGACCCGGCCGCGCCCCGGCCACGCCGACCTCGCCGGTATGCAGAAGTACGGCTTCGACGAGGCCCGCCCGATCCTGGAGCGTGCCTCCGCGCGGGAGACCGCGGCCCGTGTCGCGCTGGGTGCCGTTGCCCGGTCGTACATCAAGGAGACGGCCGGGATCGAGATCGTCTCGCATGTCGTGGAGTTGGCTTCCGCGAAGGCGCCGCAGGGTGTGCTGCCCACGCCCGCCGATGTCGAGAAGCTGGACGCCGACCCCGTGCGCTGCCTGGACGCGGACGCCTCGAAGGCGATGGTCGCGGAGATCGACCAGGCCCATAAGGACGGCGACACGCTGGGTGGCGTGGTCGAGATCCTTGCCTACGGCGTTCCCGTCGGCCTCGGCTCGCACGTGCACTGGGATCGGAAGCTGGACGCCCGCCTCGCCGGTGCCCTCATGGGTATCCAGGCGATCAAGGGTGTCGAGATCGGTGACGGTTTCGAGCTCGCCCGTGTCCCCGGTTCGCAGGCGCACGACGAGATCGTCAACACCGATGAGGGCATTCGTCGGGTCTCCGGGCGCTCCGGGGGTACCGAGGGTGGGCTGTCGACCGGCGAACTGCTGCGCGTGCGCGCCGCGATGAAGCCCATCGCGACCGTGCCGCGCGCCCTGCAGACCGTCGACGTCGTCACCGGTGAGGCCACCCAGGCCCACCACCAGCGCTCCGACGTCTCCGCGGTCCCCGCCGCCGGCATCGTCGCCGAGGCGATGGTCGCGCTGGTCCTCGCGGACGCCGTGGCCGAGAAGTTCGGCGGCGACTCGGTGCCCGAGACCCGCCGCAACGTCCGCTCGTACCTCGAAAACCTGGCCATCCGGTGA
- a CDS encoding shikimate dehydrogenase — protein sequence MPTRATDARRAAVLGSPIAHSLSPVLHRAAYGELGLDGWSYDRFDVDEAALPGFFKDLGPEWAGLSLTMPLKRAVIPLLDEISETAASVDTVNTVVFTEDGRRVGDNTDIPGMVAALREHGIEQVDSAAILGAGATASSALAALSRICTGEVVAYVRSEARAAEMRQWGKRLDVEVRTADWSDAAEGLRAPLVFATTPAGTTDALSSAVPERPATLFDVLYDPWPTDLAARWSGYGGAVVSGLDLLVHQAVLQVEQMTGRRPAPVHAMRRAGEKALADR from the coding sequence ATGCCAACTCGGGCAACTGACGCCCGCCGGGCCGCCGTGCTCGGTTCACCCATCGCCCACTCCCTCTCCCCGGTGCTGCATCGCGCGGCATACGGGGAGTTGGGGTTGGACGGCTGGTCGTACGACCGCTTCGACGTCGACGAGGCGGCCCTGCCGGGGTTCTTCAAGGACCTCGGACCGGAGTGGGCGGGCCTGTCGCTGACCATGCCGCTGAAGCGTGCGGTCATACCGCTGCTCGACGAGATCAGCGAGACGGCGGCGTCGGTGGACACGGTCAACACCGTCGTCTTCACGGAGGACGGCCGACGGGTCGGCGACAACACCGACATCCCCGGCATGGTCGCCGCCCTGCGTGAACACGGCATCGAACAGGTCGACTCGGCCGCGATCCTCGGCGCCGGCGCCACGGCTTCCTCCGCGCTCGCCGCCCTCTCCCGGATCTGCACCGGCGAGGTCGTCGCGTACGTCCGCAGCGAGGCCCGCGCCGCCGAGATGCGCCAATGGGGCAAGCGGCTCGACGTGGAGGTCCGCACGGCGGACTGGTCCGACGCGGCGGAAGGCCTGCGCGCCCCCCTGGTCTTCGCGACCACCCCCGCCGGCACCACGGACGCCCTCTCCTCCGCCGTACCGGAACGCCCAGCCACCCTCTTCGACGTCCTCTACGACCCCTGGCCCACCGACCTCGCGGCCCGCTGGTCCGGCTACGGCGGCGCGGTCGTCAGCGGTCTCGACCTGCTGGTGCACCAGGCGGTACTCCAGGTGGAACAGATGACGGGCCGTCGGCCGGCACCGGTGCACGCGATGCGGAGGGCGGGGGAGAAGGCGTTGGCGGATCGGTGA
- the mltG gene encoding endolytic transglycosylase MltG, producing the protein MTEYGRGPGSEPWHPEDPLFGDVGWEGQQAQVGQQSSYGGQPQHYPEQPQQPQYGDWGNGQQADYGQAQQQYQVYDEQGNPQYPDQQQWADQQQYVDQSHQQYVGQQQQYQQGGWDGTHAHGQVPYAADPGDPYAQQAAAYGEQQPDFYGTPDAFPPPEPPGKRRTEPEPERTDWDPGPDQGEHAFFAGGDDEDEVDDDEPDDGRGRGDRRGKGGKGKGKGGKEKKRRNGCACLVVVLVFGGGLGGVGYFGWHFYQNRFGSAPDYAGDGTGSVSVTIPKGAGGYTIGQELKKQGVVKSVDAFVAAQSQNPDGKKIQAGVFLLKKEMSAAAAVKLMLDPKSQDNLIVAPGVRNVKVYADIDKKLQLSGGTTKAVAKKEYKSLGLPSWANDSTEIKDPLEGFLYPGTYGAAKGMKPETVLKQMVAQAAEKYDALDLETKAKALNLDNPLQVITVASLVQAEGKTHDDFRKMAEVVYNRLKSSNTETNQLLQFDSTFNYLKGQSKIHISESEINSNKDPYNTYTQKGLPPGPIDNPGDEALAAALNPTRDGWIYFVATDGQNKTEFAKTYAEFQKLRDEFNANSGN; encoded by the coding sequence ATGACTGAGTATGGCCGGGGCCCAGGCTCCGAACCGTGGCATCCGGAGGACCCGTTGTTCGGGGACGTCGGATGGGAAGGACAGCAGGCCCAGGTGGGGCAGCAGTCCTCCTACGGCGGCCAGCCGCAGCACTATCCGGAACAGCCGCAGCAGCCGCAGTACGGCGACTGGGGCAACGGCCAGCAGGCCGACTACGGTCAGGCGCAGCAGCAGTACCAGGTCTACGACGAACAGGGCAACCCGCAGTACCCCGACCAGCAGCAGTGGGCGGACCAGCAGCAGTACGTCGATCAGAGCCATCAGCAGTACGTCGGTCAGCAGCAGCAGTATCAGCAGGGCGGCTGGGACGGAACCCACGCACATGGGCAGGTCCCGTACGCCGCGGACCCCGGTGACCCGTACGCGCAGCAGGCCGCCGCGTACGGCGAACAGCAGCCCGATTTCTACGGCACGCCCGACGCGTTCCCGCCGCCGGAGCCGCCCGGCAAGCGCCGTACGGAACCCGAGCCGGAGCGGACCGACTGGGACCCGGGCCCCGATCAGGGCGAACACGCGTTCTTCGCGGGCGGCGACGACGAGGACGAGGTCGACGACGACGAGCCGGACGACGGGCGCGGACGCGGTGACCGGCGGGGCAAAGGCGGCAAAGGCAAGGGCAAAGGCGGCAAGGAGAAGAAGCGCCGCAACGGCTGCGCTTGCCTGGTCGTCGTCCTGGTGTTCGGCGGCGGTCTCGGCGGCGTCGGCTATTTCGGCTGGCACTTCTACCAAAATCGTTTCGGCTCGGCGCCCGACTACGCGGGCGACGGCACCGGTTCGGTGAGCGTCACCATCCCCAAGGGAGCCGGCGGCTACACCATCGGCCAGGAGCTGAAGAAGCAGGGCGTCGTGAAGAGCGTCGACGCGTTCGTGGCCGCCCAGTCGCAGAATCCCGACGGGAAGAAGATCCAGGCGGGCGTCTTTCTGCTGAAGAAGGAAATGTCCGCCGCGGCCGCCGTCAAGCTGATGCTCGATCCCAAGAGCCAGGACAACCTGATCGTCGCCCCGGGTGTGCGGAACGTGAAGGTCTACGCGGATATCGACAAGAAACTCCAGCTTTCTGGCGGTACCACCAAGGCCGTCGCCAAGAAGGAGTACAAGAGCCTCGGACTGCCGAGCTGGGCGAACGACAGCACGGAGATCAAGGACCCACTGGAAGGCTTCCTCTACCCCGGCACCTATGGCGCCGCGAAGGGCATGAAACCCGAAACGGTCCTCAAGCAGATGGTCGCCCAGGCCGCCGAGAAATACGACGCGCTCGACCTTGAGACGAAGGCCAAAGCGCTCAATCTGGACAACCCGCTGCAGGTCATCACGGTCGCGAGCCTCGTCCAGGCCGAAGGCAAGACACACGACGACTTCCGCAAGATGGCCGAAGTGGTCTACAACCGTCTCAAGTCCTCGAACACCGAGACCAACCAACTGCTGCAATTCGACTCGACCTTCAATTACCTGAAGGGTCAGAGCAAGATTCACATCAGTGAGTCCGAGATCAACAGCAACAAGGACCCGTACAACACCTACACGCAAAAGGGCCTGCCGCCCGGTCCCATCGACAACCCCGGTGACGAGGCTCTGGCAGCGGCACTGAATCCGACCCGCGACGGCTGGATCTACTTCGTGGCGACCGACGGCCAGAACAAGACGGAATTCGCCAAGACGTATGCCGAATTCCAGAAACTCAGGGACGAGTTCAATGCCAACTCGGGCAACTGA
- the ruvX gene encoding Holliday junction resolvase RuvX, with translation MRRGRRLAIDVGDARIGVASCDPDGILATPVETVPGRDIPAAHRRLKQLVEEYEPIEVVVGLPRSLKGGEGPAAVKVRDFAQELAKGIAPVPVRLLDERMTTVTASQGLRASGVKSKKGRSVIDQAAAVIILQQALESERVSGKPPGEGVEVVI, from the coding sequence ATGCGAAGAGGCCGCCGACTCGCGATCGACGTCGGGGACGCCCGGATCGGGGTCGCCTCGTGCGACCCCGACGGGATCCTCGCCACTCCCGTCGAGACGGTCCCCGGCCGCGACATCCCGGCGGCGCACCGTCGGCTGAAGCAGCTCGTCGAGGAGTACGAACCGATCGAAGTCGTCGTCGGCCTTCCTCGCTCCCTCAAGGGCGGCGAGGGACCGGCCGCCGTCAAGGTCCGGGACTTCGCCCAGGAGCTGGCCAAGGGCATCGCCCCGGTACCGGTCAGACTGTTGGACGAACGGATGACCACAGTGACGGCCAGTCAGGGACTGCGCGCCTCCGGGGTGAAGTCCAAGAAGGGCCGCTCGGTCATCGACCAGGCGGCCGCGGTCATCATCCTCCAGCAGGCACTGGAATCCGAACGGGTGTCAGGTAAACCACCCGGCGAGGGCGTCGAAGTGGTCATCTGA
- the alaS gene encoding alanine--tRNA ligase translates to MESAEIRRRWLSFYEERGHTVVPSASLIADDPTLLLVPAGMVPFKPYFLGEVKPPWPRATSVQKCVRTPDIEEVGKTTRHGTFFQMCGNFSFGDYFKEGAITYAWELLTSPQDKGGYGLDPERLWITVYLDDDEAETIWRDKIGVPSERIQRLGKKDNYWSMGVPGPCGPCSEINYDRGPEFGVEGGPAVNDERYVEIWNLVFMQYERGEGIGKEDFEILGELPSKNIDTGLGLERLAMILQGVQNMYEIDTSMAVIKKATELTGVEYGESHESDVSLRVVTDHMRTSVMLIGDGVTPGNEGRGYVLRRIMRRAIRNMRLLGATGLVVKDLIDTVIAMMGQQYPELVTDRQRIETVALAEEAAFVKTLKAGTNILDTAIADTKQSGGKVLAGDKAFLLHDTWGFPIDLTLEMAAEQGLSVDEDGFRRLMKQQRDQAKADAQAKKTGHAGVGAYREIADKAGETDFIGYSDTQGESTIVGILVDGVSSPAATEGDEVEIVLDRTPFYAEGGGQIGDTGRIKVESGAVIEIRDCQKPVPGVYVHKGVVQFGEVTVGAKAEAAIDIRRRTAIARAHSATHLTHQALRDALGPTAAQAGSENQPGRFRFDFGSPSAVPTAVMTDVEQKINEVLARDLDVHAEILSLDEAKKQGAIAEFGEKYGERVRVVTIGDFSKELCGGTHVHNTSQLGLVKLLGESSIGSGVRRIEALVGVDAYNFLAREHTVVAQLQELIKGRPEELPEKVSAMLGKLKDAEKEIEKFRAEKVLQAAAGLVESAKDVHGIAVVTGQVPDGTTPDDLRKLVLDVRGRIQGGRAAVVALFTVNNGKPLTVIATNEAARERGLKAGDLVRAAAKTLGGGGGGKPDVAQGGGQNPAAVGEAVDAVERLVADTAK, encoded by the coding sequence ATGGAGTCGGCTGAAATCCGCCGCCGCTGGCTGAGCTTCTACGAGGAGCGCGGCCACACCGTCGTCCCCTCGGCGTCGCTCATCGCGGACGACCCGACTCTGCTCCTGGTCCCCGCCGGCATGGTCCCCTTCAAGCCGTACTTCCTCGGCGAGGTCAAGCCGCCGTGGCCGCGCGCCACCAGCGTGCAGAAGTGCGTGCGCACGCCCGACATCGAAGAGGTCGGCAAGACCACGCGCCACGGCACGTTCTTCCAGATGTGCGGCAACTTCTCCTTCGGCGACTACTTCAAGGAAGGCGCCATCACCTACGCCTGGGAGCTGCTCACCTCGCCCCAGGACAAGGGTGGTTACGGCCTCGACCCCGAGCGTCTGTGGATCACGGTCTACCTCGACGACGACGAGGCCGAGACCATCTGGCGCGACAAGATCGGCGTCCCCTCCGAGCGCATCCAGCGCCTCGGCAAGAAGGACAACTACTGGTCGATGGGCGTCCCCGGACCCTGCGGCCCGTGCTCCGAGATCAACTACGACCGCGGCCCCGAGTTCGGCGTCGAGGGCGGCCCGGCCGTCAACGACGAGCGGTACGTGGAGATCTGGAACCTCGTCTTCATGCAGTACGAGCGCGGCGAGGGCATCGGCAAGGAGGACTTCGAGATCCTCGGCGAGCTCCCCAGCAAGAACATCGACACGGGCCTCGGCCTGGAGCGCCTCGCGATGATCCTGCAGGGCGTGCAGAACATGTACGAGATCGACACCTCCATGGCCGTCATCAAGAAGGCCACCGAGCTGACCGGCGTCGAGTACGGCGAATCGCACGAGTCCGACGTCTCCCTGCGCGTGGTGACCGACCACATGCGCACGTCCGTGATGCTCATCGGCGACGGTGTGACCCCCGGCAACGAGGGCCGCGGTTACGTCCTGCGTCGCATCATGCGCCGCGCCATCCGCAACATGCGGCTGCTCGGTGCCACGGGTCTGGTCGTCAAGGACCTCATCGACACCGTCATCGCGATGATGGGCCAGCAGTACCCCGAGCTCGTCACCGACCGGCAGCGCATCGAGACCGTGGCCCTCGCCGAGGAGGCCGCCTTCGTCAAGACGCTGAAGGCCGGCACCAACATCCTCGACACCGCCATCGCCGACACCAAGCAGTCGGGCGGCAAGGTCCTCGCCGGCGACAAGGCGTTCCTGCTCCACGACACCTGGGGCTTCCCGATCGACCTCACCCTCGAAATGGCCGCCGAACAGGGCCTTTCCGTGGACGAGGACGGCTTCCGGCGCCTGATGAAGCAGCAGCGCGACCAGGCCAAGGCCGACGCGCAGGCCAAGAAGACCGGCCACGCGGGCGTCGGCGCCTACCGCGAGATCGCCGACAAGGCCGGCGAGACCGACTTCATCGGCTACTCGGACACCCAGGGCGAGTCCACCATCGTCGGCATCCTCGTCGACGGCGTCTCCTCCCCGGCCGCGACCGAGGGCGACGAGGTCGAGATCGTCCTCGACCGCACCCCCTTCTACGCCGAGGGCGGCGGCCAGATCGGCGACACCGGCCGGATCAAGGTCGAGTCCGGTGCCGTGATCGAGATCCGCGACTGCCAGAAGCCGGTCCCGGGCGTCTACGTCCACAAGGGCGTCGTCCAGTTCGGCGAGGTCACCGTCGGCGCCAAGGCCGAGGCCGCGATCGACATCCGCCGCCGCACCGCCATCGCCCGCGCCCACTCGGCCACCCACCTCACCCACCAGGCGCTGCGTGACGCGTTGGGTCCGACGGCCGCGCAGGCCGGTTCCGAGAACCAGCCGGGCCGCTTCCGCTTCGACTTCGGTTCCCCGTCCGCGGTTCCCACCGCCGTGATGACCGACGTCGAGCAGAAGATCAACGAGGTGCTCGCCCGCGACCTGGACGTGCACGCCGAGATCCTCAGCCTCGACGAGGCCAAGAAGCAGGGCGCCATCGCCGAGTTCGGCGAGAAGTACGGCGAGCGGGTCCGGGTCGTCACCATCGGCGACTTCTCCAAGGAGCTGTGCGGCGGCACCCACGTCCACAACACCTCGCAGCTCGGCCTGGTGAAGCTGCTCGGCGAGTCGTCGATCGGCTCCGGAGTCCGCCGTATCGAAGCGCTCGTGGGTGTCGACGCCTACAACTTCCTCGCCCGTGAGCACACGGTCGTCGCCCAGCTCCAGGAGCTGATCAAGGGCCGTCCGGAGGAGCTTCCGGAGAAGGTCTCCGCCATGCTCGGCAAGCTGAAGGACGCCGAGAAGGAGATCGAGAAGTTCCGCGCCGAGAAGGTGTTGCAGGCCGCCGCCGGTCTCGTCGAGTCCGCCAAGGACGTGCACGGGATCGCCGTCGTCACCGGCCAGGTCCCGGACGGCACGACCCCGGACGACCTGCGCAAGCTGGTCCTCGACGTGCGCGGCCGTATCCAGGGCGGACGGGCCGCCGTCGTAGCCCTGTTCACGGTCAACAACGGCAAGCCGCTCACCGTCATCGCCACCAACGAAGCCGCCCGCGAGCGCGGTCTCAAGGCCGGCGACCTGGTGCGCGCCGCCGCCAAGACCCTCGGCGGCGGCGGTGGCGGCAAGCCGGACGTGGCCCAGGGCGGTGGCCAGAACCCGGCCGCCGTCGGCGAGGCGGTCGACGCCGTCGAGCGACTCGTCGCCGACACGGCCAAGTAA